CGCGCGGCGATTCCACCAACTCAATCAAGAGCGGTCGCAATGGTGGTGGCAACGGTGGTGTCTTCACCAAGCAGGACTCGACAGGCAGCACTAGCACGCCCTGGCGCCTGTCGCCCTCAAGCAGCGGGTAAGTAGCCCACAGATTGTGGCACTCAACTAGCTCCAAACGCTCGTTAAGCACACTCTTaatcatataaaaaaaaatatactgttgataaatttgccaaaaacCATTTTTGTATGCTACCcaataccaacaacaacaacaaaaactacataaaaaaaaaaaaaaaataaataaatataaccaGCTACAAGACACGCACCCAATCCGTGCGCTCAGATTCCGTAACGCCCTCGCCCACGGGCTACGGCAGCGACAGGCAAACGCCGGAGTTCAGCCAACCGCCGAGCCAGTGCCAGTCCAGGGGGGGAGTGATCTCAACAGCgatggcaacagcaatgacaacaacaacaacaacaacaacgaaagaTAACGGTGGCCATCCAGCGTCGGCAACAGCTGCCTCGGCTGCGGGATGCGTCTGGGCCGTCACAGATATTTCGAGTGTGCCTATTGGCAGCGTCCTCATTGATCCGCAAACCCTCCAACCAATTCTCAATGCAGACGGGTAAtttacaaaaaccaaaaacacacgaaaatcaaaataatacaaactTATGAAAATACCAAAAGTTGCTACCGAAATTCAGTTCAGAgctctcattttttttattttgcaaataatttaattggttCCAACTAACTTGAATTTAtgttcaatatattttatggctttagcggcgtatacttgatgTCTTAACTTATACAAccaaaataaagttgcaaattaaaataatattatatgcataaatatatacttagcAAGCAAGCATTTATCAAGTTTATAAAGCGCTCTCacaaattataacaatttttttttttaattttcaattactttttgGTTTACtcaagtttaatattttttttattaatgccaTATGGATGTGCTACCTttcaacttgttgctgttgtttttgtaaattatctgcctaaacgcaaacaaataaataaccaattgcagctctctctcttatatatatatatatattgtgtgtgtgtgtgtgtgaacacgACTCTCTCTCCTAGCTCTTCTCcttgctcgctctcactctacATTGTTCTCATTAGCTcaccgctctctctctcaatctcAATCTGTCACCGCCACTGTCATTATCATGTCAATTCATcagatattttattttcatttttcatttcactACCAAACTGCAAATCGTTTCACATACATTTTGTGATCTGCCCGTGTTGTTGTCTAACTGTTACTCTAATTGCatcgcatttgttgttgttgtttcttttacaaatatacttaatgcaattagcaaaatatatacataatactTATACTACATGTTTCAACTCAATAACAGAGtacagcaaattaattgtctGTCGCTGCCGTCGCCTACACCAAAGCGCACTCTCTCACCCAAAAACAACTCTCTGGCCTTAACTTTAACTTAACCTaacttaactttattttactGTTACACACACCTCAACTAAACTaatctaaactaaactaagctCAGGCCCAAGCCAGTTGTCTAACATTGCATCCATCCGCATTGCAGCTCCATCTACCACTACGACCCGTCCAACTTGCCGCCCAATCAGGCGCTGCAACatgcaggcaacagcaacaacaacaactatcaGTCGAGTGGCAACTATGGCAGCTATCGCAAGTCTTCaccacatcagcagcagcagcagcagcaacagcaaccgccccagcaacagcagcagcagcaacatcaagcgcagcagcagcagcagcagcatcatcaacagcagcagcagcagcagctgtaccACACtgagctcagctgcagctccacgGAGAGCTATGCCGAGGAGGTGCAGTCGCCTGGCGTTGACTGCGGCGACGTCTATGAGAGCTACGAGCCGccattgcaacagcagcagcagcagcaaactgcatGCGACGCCAACTGCAAGGCCGATGACACGGACAGTTTGTCCAGCGCTACGGCCTGTCTGAGCATCACGACCACCACTTCCACGAAGAACTACGATCGCATTGAGGTGCAGAAGTACAAGAACCAGGCCACCAGTCCCAACATACCCGCCTGCTGTGCTGGCGACAAGGAGCTGGAGGCAGTGCCTCCACAGCAGACGTTGCCACCAGAGGTGCCGCAGGTGCAGCCgctggagcaggagctgcCTGTTGAGCAGTTGCCGCCCAGCCAGACGCCATTGCCGGCAGCTGCCACCAACTGTGATGCGCCCTCGCCCAGCACCACGCCCTACAGTCAGTGCGAGGTGAAGGCGAGCAGCACCCAAAGCCagacgcagctgctcagcGAGGAGCCCAAGACAACTGCCTGGACCTATACGCAAAGCTTCCAGGCCGCCGATGGCTCCACAGTGTTCCACACCACCACGCCCAATGGCGCCACGCCTTACTGCACCACCACATATCAGCAAGCGGTAAGCCACAAGTCCAAGTCGAATCCACCCAACAACTcctaataaatcaatttgctttgcttgcagccCGATGGCAGCATCTATGCCGTGCCCCAGGGCATGGTCTATGCCGCTTATCCGCAGCCCGGCGTCAGTGGTGCAGCCTCGCAGCCGCTGTTCCACCTGACGAACGGCGGCCAGCCGACGCAGACGCTCTTCGCCTCGCAGGATGCCGGCGAGCTGCCCGGCGGCACCTACATGATACCTGTCTTCGATCCgacccagcagcagcgcgaggGTCTCATCCCGGCCCAGGCCATCTACCAGACGGCTGCGGGACCTGCCGCCGGCAGTGATGCCGGCATGGCCGCCACTTATCCCGCTGCACAGTTCGCCACGGCGGGTCCAAATGGTGCGCCCATCTACCAGGCGCCGCTGATCTACTCCAGCGATCCCTCGggcgcgcagctgcagctgcccatGGCCACCTACCCCATTAGCTATCCGTATCCCTACTACCACACCATACCCTACTATGTGCCCCCGCAGGCGGTTGCCGCAGCGCCCATGATGGCCACGCCCGCTCCGGCGCAGCCGCCAAACGGCCAGACGCCCTCGCAGGCGCAGGCTGCCGGCCAGCTCAACCTGGCAACTGCCTCAGCGGCTGGACCGCCCACGGTAGCTGCTGCCGgtcagcagagcagcaacgGTCACCAACTggtcaccagcagcagcagcagccacaacaacggCTCCGGCGGCGGATATCTGGGCTCACGCGTCAAGCGCACTCCCGGCGGCGGCTCCATACACTTCAATCCCAGTTACCCGccaatgccgccgccgcctgctgcagctgatcgCAGCATGGCCGTCATTAGTCCACGCGTCCGCTGGCCGCAGCTGCCGGCTCCACCACATATCATGCGCTGCCCACACTGACGCTGGCGCATGGCGGCGCCTCTGCGGCCAATACTGATCTCaatgctgccgccgccgctgctgctgcagccgctgccggCGCGCACGTCTACGCACTGCCCCCGCAGCACGCCACGACGCTGATACCCACAAACCTGTTGCCATACACCACGGGCCAGGCGGCGCCACCCAATGCCATGCTGCATCCCCATCAGCAGCCGCCCACAAGCGCCACACACTCGGGGCCGCCGCATCACACGCTCATCGCAGCCACGCCCTTTTATCAGGCAGCAGGTGGCGCCATGGAAGCCTCGCAGTCTGCGCCCAGCACGCCCGTAGCTCCTGGTCGCCAGGCGCCGCTCTTCAGCACGCCGCCAGCGCCCAATGTGGGTCATGGAGGCAACCAGAGCATTGCCAGCAGCCATTCAGGTGGTgctggcggtggtggtggaggaggaggaggaggtgGTGGGTATCACAGCAACAGCTCCACGCCGCACTACTAcaacagccagagcagcaacgAGAGCTCCTACAGCTCCTACGATAAGCGCAACAATGGATCGACGGCGCCACTTGGACGCAAGCCCTATCACCCGGGCGGCTACAATCCGCGCCACTCAACGCCGCTGGGCAACATCAACTCGGGCCCCAAGACGCCGCTGCTCAACTCCAACAACGAGCCCACGCCCCGCGCCTCGCCCAGCAGCATCAGCCTCGGTGCTCCGCCCACATCCTCGAACTATCACCACGCCACGCATcgtgcgccgccgccgcatgtGCTGGCCAAGCGCGACAACAAGCCCGCGCAACTGCCACTCATCAGCGGCCCGCCGCCCAactatgccacgcccacacagaGCGTCAGCTACGAGAGCAAGCCGCCCATGCGCCTCAATGCCGGCGCCGCCAGTTTTCGCAGCCAAAAGTCCATCAGCACGGACTTCCGCGGACGCAGCGTCTCGCAGCGCAACTCGCCCAGCGCCAAtggcggcaacggcagcggcaacagcagccacgagagcagcaacaactcgcCCACAAGTATtgtgggcggcggcggtggaggcggcagcagcagccacaacaacagcgccgCCAATACGcccaatgcaaatgccaatgcCACTGGCATAAGCACGCAGTATATAGTGGTGGATCAGTCGACTGGCGCCGCTGTGAATACCTCGCCGCCCACGCTCTTCACCAGCGCCGGCAACGCGGCCGGAGGCGGCAATGGCGGACCACGCGCCACCCACATTCCAGCCCAGCTACATCACAGCGCAGCTGGTGGCCAACAGCAGGCGACCGCGGCGACAGTGCTCAGTGGCGTAGGCATGGCAACAGCCGCTGCACTCGGCGGCTACAATCCCCAGTCCAGTGTCTACATTAAGTACGGCCAGACCTACTTTGTGAGTACTCAAAGCATTCGAAGCAACAGAGCAGACAAGagaaaatttgattttaatagaATCCCTTTCAATTGCAGCCCTCGATGGCCTTGCCCAACAGTCGCCGCTCACCCTCCACGGGCGAGATTCGGCCACAGATGACGCAAATGACTGGCATGTATCCCGCCACGATGATGATACAAGGTGAGCTCGAGCTCAAGGAGCGCACagcacattttaaataaacactaACTTTTTTGTCTATATTGGATGCCATTGCAGCACCGCCACGTCATCCCAGTCGTCATCCGAATCCAAACTACAAGGGCTCGCGTCCGCGataagacagcagcagcagcagcatcgatgGCTCAGACAACATGCAAcaccgcaacaacagcaacaacaacaacaaaatgaagaaacaaacaaaacaaaacctaTATACACATAACGACATACctaagataaatataaatagcaactTAATCTAGTGGAACATAATGTAGTTGAcccaaaacaaaagttatgtAACAGATGGAGGAGGAACGGGAATGGGAGCGGGAACGAGAAGAGGTGCTCCGCCTCCCAGGGAGCAACTGAGCTCGGTCGTGTGGCTAGAGCTAGAATAGAATAGTAAGGGAATGAGCGTGAGTTCGCGATGGGTCTGTGGGCAGTTCATGTGGCAGGGCGTGGCAGGGACAGCAATATGCTAGACGTATATCTTCCGCAGCAGAAAAAAgatagaaaaaacaaaaaaaaaacgtagcCCTAGTTAAGCAACTATTAACCTACAACAAGAatcatataaaaatcaatgctGTATATTTTGTGCCATTATGAAtagtttttaaagcaaagagATAACACGTACCGAAGAAGcaataactgtaactgtaCACAACGATGCCTCACTTTACCCTAATCACTTTCCCCTAATCACCTAACCTAAACGAGTACGAACCCATGCCCAAGACGCAGGAGATCCCCAGTTTAATAGACTGActgtgagcagcagctccaaacAAAATTCGCCTACAACAAATTCGTGGTTGGTCCGATAGTCAAGGCTAAGCGCATTAAGGGCAAAACCGGAAGCCAGCGTGGCAGCTTCTCATACCATGCACTGCTCCCCAAAACCAAAAAGGAAATCTCATTTAACTTTCAGTTAACATAGCCTCGCGCTCGAAATTGTGTCACGCTGTTGCGCTAACagtaaaatgttaaaatcttttttatgttaaatatgttttgcCTTGCTTTGGTGTGTTTAATTGAATGCGTTTTAATTATGTTAGAATTCTCAACCAAGCAGCGACAGAACTGCAACAGTTAAGACCttgacccacacacacacacacacacacacacatacataacacACACATCTATACATCCTTGTActatatatttgcaaattttgtgttgCAAAATTTGTCACTTGTAAAGCTCTGCGAGTTAAGCTCATTGCACACACAGTCTCGATCCACATACATCTGTTAAAAGTCAAAGCCCCCAACTATGTTAAGTCAACTTGAATtatacaagtatatatataacatatatatatatatataaacacgcTCTGTACAGCATTTTGTATGTTGTGCGAGTTTTTGTGAAActttttaaagaattattgAATTTCcttattatgtttatgttcTTTCGAAATAGAATTGAATTCTTTAAGTTTCCTTTACATTTCTGTTCCTTACGGCAAAGAAGCTGCACTTAAATTTTTTCGTTacttaaacttaagcaaacgTAATCGGATGAAATATACATAAAGATGATGCGCCTAGAGTTAAGTTAATGAGAAATCGTGGTACGTAAGAGCCAAGCAGCtatacatttattgttaaacaaGATAATTAGCttagcgcataaattatatacatatgtatatgtacgatttaatatatatacataggcAAGTGAaaacacgaaaaaaaaactaaaaacaaacaaaaaacaaaaacaaaataaaaatattagttaaaGTTGCGTTTCTTTCTTTTAACTTATGATTTTATGTTATGCTATCTTATTGTTTCCTTCAATTCATTCGTTGCTTTTGGTTTAAGCATGTCAAAGTCAAAGGATTCGATTCGCTGCAGCTGTTGACAAGCATTCTAAACTCGAAACTCAACTCGAAAACTTTCCAAAAGATACAAACTGTATGTCTAAATGtacataacaataatttacaaGCAAGCCTAAACGCGACTTAACATTTAGCTTTTAAGTAGGTTAGTGTACGCAGCGAATGGAAAATGAAAACGGAAAATGGAAaactttgcatacaatttggAAATTGTCCAACGCTAGATGCAGCTTTTAGTAGTAGACGCTTGTCAAAGTCGAAATCTTTTCATTATTTCAAACATTGCAATTCTTAtgagctcacacacactcacacaaagacaaacacacacacacacacacacataggcctACAACTACTTAAATATAGCTTTGAAAAGTGCGCTAATTCGCTTAACATATTAACATACCAACTAAGATAGACAAACTGCTCAAATTACTAGGCACCTTACATTATTACATTGCAAATTTACATAACATAACATTATTACATCTATACaagcatacacatacatatacgtatGGTAAACTGGTACCAGTTAACACATGAAACGCTTTGTTGGCTAGTCCCGCAACCAGATTATATAGTTAGACATAGAAAGAGAGTTAGTGCAAGAGTGAgttacaaaagcaaacagaaaataatattGGAGAGTCCTCAAAAGTATCGAACATTTGCTCCTGTTGTGCAATTCCTTGTTTGTTGCTCTATTTgttatgaaaatgaaaaaaaaaccaaataccATGTTGAGAGTAATGTTGAAGACGTtaaggagagagagagggagagagagaaaggtCGGGCATAACATAGAATATGGAACAGAACAAATGACAAACCCTCAAGCTGGGCTTAAATATgttatacaatattattattacatcATGATTAATCTAGTGCTAAGCCGCAACGTAATTATAGTTTTAcaaccaaacaaacaatatgCGATAAAAATGAAAGTAACACCAACAACTtgaacaccaacaacaacttcaaATACAGCATGTAAATGTACTCGTAATAACGATTCAATGAGATAAAGACAAACAAAGTTTTTACCGACGAGCATACCGATAATGATAATTATGatgaaaaaaagagaaaaacaacaaaaaaaaacgacaaaaataaataaaatgtatttatttattttaatttatatatacactagagagttattacaaatatatatatacatactatatatatacataatatataaggcaaaaaaacaaaaacaaacccTTGTACAGATTTTTCAAAAGGCACTCCAAAGGTAAGActgaaatttgttttagctGCCCAGTTGTCTATGATTTATTAGCCCCAGCAACGAACTGAACACCCTCAAGGTTATTTGCCTAGCCAGCAGGGTTAATGCAGAGCTAATGCGACACATGTGCATATTAAGCGACCATAAAAACAGTTCAAGCAAATAGAAACAAGCGATAAAGAGATACGACTGCACATATGCAAACAGTACGGCGACCCAATAACCTAGAGGAGTGCTGGAGAGAGGGGAGTGGGAGGGGGAGGGTTGAACGTACAGGTATTTATGACCATGGTCAGCAAGTTCCATTGTCTGGTAATAATTGCTCTGGGGGTAGATTTGACGTCTTCATAACACGCGCGAATGAGCGAGGCAAAGCGAGGGCAGCAAGAGCAAAATACCGAAAGATATGTTGCATTGCAGTTGCCCACCAACAGTTTTGGGAAAAATGAAGCCAACAAATTACCCTGaaatgaagcagcagccgGTTGTGGCCGCGGCTCGTATCTTGGCTGTGCCATCAACATCAAGTGGAGACGACCACATTCTGTGGCAACCCATAAATCTGCCAGCTAGAGAAAGAAGAAAACCCAAAataacgacagcaacagcgacaggtTGCAGCTCAATAaagagctaaataaatattatatcgTCTAGGAGCCCATGGGCCCAAACAAAAAGGGATGAGTTCATTTAGGGTTTAAACGCGGATTGCAGcaggtagctgctgctgctgctgctggtgctggtgcctAGTAACCTGTTTTAGACAATGCAGCGGTTAAAATCAAATGGTCATCGCTTTTGTAAACTGgtgacatttaaaaattatggcATGTAAATGGAAGGCATTCTGGGAAGCGTTGACAGCCAACGGGCAACGGCGCTGTGGTTAAAGGTTCGTTCGTTGCTTGTCTTTTGGGCTCAGCTCAGCGTTCAACATACACGGGTTCGGGGGGCTACTGTTAATCAATTTAGTGCCTAGATGAAGTTATTTGTGCAGCATGCATAGATGACCCAAAGGATAAGCGCTGCAGCGCTAGCCACGATCCAGACTCAACTGATAAGcgctgcatatatatattatgcatttgGCTGGCCCAACggggcgtatacgtaatggaAACTTTCATGCTGACGTTGCTGTCAAGCTTTACATGGTTGATATATGAGCGGTATTAAAGCAACCAGCGCGGAGACATCAAAgtgcacacatatacagacaaacatttgcatacacacacacacacgcacacatagacacagcgaaaagctataaaaatcaCTTTGTAGTCGGAGGCGGCGCAAActatgcaacaacaagaagcgaagcgtaaaaaaaagtgcaatgCAATCAATTCAAAAGAGCTGCCAGTGCATAAGAGCACTCAGTGAGGGGTGAGGTGGGGTGAGTTGGGGCGTGAGGCTGTCAGCAGGCTGCAGTTAATCCAGCAAAAAAGGCAAGCAACATAAACTGATGTTAATCCTTAAATAACGCGCGCAATATAAAGGCGACAGCCAAATGCCAATTGAATGCCAAAGCGGCTTTAAGTGCTAGAAAGACTGAGAAAGCCAAGAGCGGGACAGCTgtgttgcaaacaaaatataataaattgttataaaattaaattcaactttaaaCTTCAATTTTAAAGTGCAGCTGCCTTAACATCATCGCATGCCAGCGCTGTTAATCTCTTCCCCCAGTTAAAGGAAAAACTGTCAACTTGCAGCTTTTGACCCGCCAAGCGGTTTGACCCCAAAAAAGTCAAGTGCGCTGCTGTGCCACACTGTGCTGTGTGACTCTGTGCGACTCTCCACGgatgaagctgctgcaggcaGCGAAGCGAAGCGTGGTAACAACACCCACCCAATCGCATACAACCACAGTGGCTCagactcaactcaactcaagcgGCAATTGCACTCAACGCTTGAACTGGCACGCGCCGGCGCTCTCAATTGGTCTGCTCAACAACAAGCGCACTCTTGAGCGGAGGGGGCAGGGTTGGACTTGAAAGTAACTCAAAATGGGGGACGCTGGGCGAAACTCGTTCCATGCATGCTGAGCAGGG
The DNA window shown above is from Drosophila busckii strain San Diego stock center, stock number 13000-0081.31 chromosome 3L, ASM1175060v1, whole genome shotgun sequence and carries:
- the LOC108599811 gene encoding LOW QUALITY PROTEIN: protein encore (The sequence of the model RefSeq protein was modified relative to this genomic sequence to represent the inferred CDS: deleted 2 bases in 1 codon; substituted 2 bases at 2 genomic stop codons) codes for the protein MSSTKSQVALATNIPTNLASASATATSSAAAAVVVVAAVASNNSTTTSSPLTAAAAAAVAAAAASAPTAAAPTSSLVTSSTAATIIATTTAAATNSNCNSNNNSNSNSIEDSTVTANLGRQNSLGNRRGNMKGKHLTRSHAMRESTSPPRTPTPRASGEQQHSSNSNSSNSDVHEHNNNNAIINNNNNSNSNTNTNSKAQSTGRGNSPLMDTPAVIVTSQQQQQQQQLQSQYQQQPLNVPLRDEAEFPKLSPPKKSGTGQHNRTNSNGSVGMEYNNNNNNNNNNAKKYVVDIKSNGLDKHHNNSSSNNNNNNSSAVIYNSGMNYKAADRHERHERHEMSSQNSNLSNSNHDDDYHYERGAGAGKKHRANTNSKGSKPRLKNLMGSSSGSIDGNCGAGNGNGNANNSQSMCNNSNNSSNNTSGFISRENSSEQYTDFGGTDLLMFFRDTLNKNPKDRHILLKIEKDLMDFVQDKNRGCEYRFPPTSSYNRMLIHRTAAFFGMDHNVDSETQQCVIVAVTKGTRIPEIRFKSLVRIDNRDDARKSILKRDTHSFDEMNHSPYLCPERVMLDRKAKSFEEREEDYDRSRSRIFNRTAQQDGYGDMSNEECYGGRGGAGDAAGGGAGAGGNGGWHNVGEPRGKRPNGKVLQMQNSTESRDGGGNGGGGMRSAGAVPKSHNFNNYGGLPSAGGPGGSTLPRGDSTNSIKSGRNGGGNGGVFTKQDSTGSTSTPWRLSPSSSGYKTRTQSVRSDSVTPSPTGYGSDRQTPEFSQPPSQCQSRGGVISTAMATAMTTTTTTTTKDNGGHPASATAASAAGCVWAVTDISSVPIGSVLIDPQTLQPILNADGSIYHYDPSNLPPNQALQHAGNSNNNNYQSSGNYGSYRKSSPHQQQQQQQQQPPQQQQQQQHQAQQQQQQHHQQQQQQQLYHTELSCSSTESYAEEVQSPGVDCGDVYESYEPPLQQQQQQQTACDANCKADDTDSLSSATACLSITTTTSTKNYDRIEVQKYKNQATSPNIPACCAGDKELEAVPPQQTLPPEVPQVQPLEQELPVEQLPPSQTPLPAAATNCDAPSPSTTPYSQCEVKASSTQSQTQLLSEEPKTTAWTYTQSFQAADGSTVFHTTTPNGATPYCTTTYQQAPDGSIYAVPQGMVYAAYPQPGVSGAASQPLFHLTNGGQPTQTLFASQDAGELPGGTYMIPVFDPTQQQREGLIPAQAIYQTAAGPAAGSDAGMAATYPAAQFATAGPNGAPIYQAPLIYSSDPSGAQLQLPMATYPISYPYPYYHTIPYYVPPQAVAAAPMMATPAPAQPPNGQTPSQAQAAGQLNLATASAAGPPTVAAAGQQSSNGHQLVTSSSSSHNNGSGGGYLGSRVKRTPGGGSIHFNPSYPPAAAACCSXSQHGRHXSTRPLAAAAGSTTYHALPTLTLAHGGASAANTDLNAAAAAAAAAAAGAHVYALPPQHATTLIPTNLLPYTTGQAAPPNAMLHPHQQPPTSATHSGPPHHTLIAATPFYQAAGGAMEASQSAPSTPVAPGRQAPLFSTPPAPNVGHGGNQSIASSHSGGAGGGGGGGGGGGGYHSNSSTPHYYNSQSSNESSYSSYDKRNNGSTAPLGRKPYHPGGYNPRHSTPLGNINSGPKTPLLNSNNEPTPRASPSSISLGAPPTSSNYHHATHRAPPPHVLAKRDNKPAQLPLISGPPPNYATPTQSVSYESKPPMRLNAGAASFRSQKSISTDFRGRSVSQRNSPSANGGNGSGNSSHESSNNSPTSIVGGGGGGGSSSHNNSAANTPNANANATGISTQYIVVDQSTGAAVNTSPPTLFTSAGNAAGGGNGGPRATHIPAQLHHSAAGGQQQATAATVLSGVGMATAAALGGYNPQSSVYIKYGQTYFPSMALPNSRRSPSTGEIRPQMTQMTGMYPATMMIQAPPRHPSRHPNPNYKGSRPR